TTTTGACCATATATTATGTAAATTTGTAACTCAAATAATATAATTATGAAAAAAGGAATCCTCTTATGTGTATCGTTAGCTGTGCTATTGGTCTTTTCATGTGCTAAAAATCCTTTTACAGGAAAAAGTACTATGGCTTTGGTTGATAACAGTCAAATATTTCCCTCTGCTTTTCAACAATATGGTACCTTTTTAAAAGAAAATAAAGTGGTAGCCGGAACGGCCGATGCCAAGAAAGTGGAAACTGTTGGAATGAAAATCAAAGCGGCTGCCGAAAAATGGTTGAATGCTAATGGCTATACCGAATATTTGAAAGATTATAAATGGGAATACCATTTGGTTGAAAATAAAGAAGTAAATGCTTGGTGTATGCCAGGCGGAAAAATTGTGGTGTATTCCGGAATTTTACCAATAACCCAAGATGAAGCCGGACTGGCAACGGTTATGGGGCATGAAGTGTCACATGCTTTGGCCAATCACGGGCAACAACGTATGAGTGCCGGAATGTTGCAACAAGCCGGAGCAGCCGGAGTAGCCTTGGCAACAGGAAGCAAAAGTGCTGAAACACAACAAATGGCTATGTTGGCGTATTCGGGCGTTTCGCAATATGGAGGAATGTTGCCGTTTAGCCGCAGTCATGAAAGCGAAGCTGATATGATTGGATTGAAATTGATGGCTATTGCCGGATACAATCCTGAAAAAGCGGTTGCGTTTTGGGAACGCATGTCAAAAGCTTCCGGGGGCAGTAAACCGGCGGAGTTTATGAGCACGCACCCGTCAGATGAAACCAGGATTGCCAACATCAGAAGACAAATTCCTGAAGCTAAAGCTGAAGCGGCTAAGTTTGGCGTTAAATTTTAATTATAAAATAAACTATATTTGAATCCCGAGACATCGGGATTTTTTTATTTAAAAACTATTTTATGCCATTACTTCCAAAAGGTCATCCAAAATTACTCAACGCTTGGGCTTTCTATGATTGGGCCAATTCGGTTTATAGCTTAGTTATAGCTTCGGCTGTATTTCCTGTATTTTATAAAATCATTTTTAAAGAAAGTGGGAAAAATTATGTGACCCTTTTTGGTATGCAATGTAAAGACACGGCCATGATAAGCTTTGTTACTGCTTTTGCTTTTTTGATGGTAGCTATTTTTTCGCCCATATTATCGGGAATTGCAGATTATGTGGGGAATAAAAAATCTTTTCTGCGTTTCTTTTGTTATATGGGAGCCATATCCTGTATCGGCTTATACTGGTTTAATTTGGATAACTTATTGATTAGTTATACACTCTATTTTTTTGGATTGATTGGCTTTTGGTCGAGCTTGGTTTTTTATAATTCTTATTTACCGGATATTGCTTTCCCGGATCAACAGGATCGAGTTAGCGCCAGAGGATTTTCGATGGGCTATATAGGAAGTACGCTTTTATTGATGCTCAATTTGGCCATGGTAATGTTTCCGAAAACATTCGGAATAGATGGTGCAGAAGAAGCAATGAGGATTTCATTTATTTCTGTCGGTCTTTGGTGGATAGGTTTTAGTCATATTACTTATTACTATCTGCCGAAAGGCAATCATAACAAGCAACCGATAACAAAAGCAGTTGTGCTTAATGGTTTTAAGGAAATCAGAAAAGTGTGGAAACAGTTGCAAGAAAACTTAGCCTTGAAAAGGTATTTATACAGTTATTTTGTATTTATAATGGCGGTACAAACCGTAATGTTGGTCGCTACTTATTTTGGTTCCACTGAAATCACTTGGAGGAACCCTGAAGACCCTACTTTGCAAGGAATTGACAAAATTTTTCAGGTAGAAGAAACCGGACTTATAATCTGTATTTTGCTCATTCAGTTGGTTGCTGTACTCGGAGCATATTTAACTTCGAGAGCTTCCGGTAAATTCGGGAATATAAAACGTTACTTTTTCTAAATGCATTTTGGGCTGTTTTATGTCTCTTTGCTTACTTTATGAAAGTGCCCAATGACTTTTATATTATGGCGGGTTTAGTAGGTTTGGTCATGGGTGGTATTCAATCTTTAGCGCGTTCAACCTATTCTAAATTATTGCCTGAAACAGAAGATACCGCATCCTTTTTTAGTTTTTATGATGTCACCGAAAAAATAGGTATTGTCATTGGAATGTCTATATATGGAATTATAGATCAGGTTACAGGAAGTATGCGTAATGCAATAGTTTTTTTAGGAGTGTTTTTTGTGATTGGTTTTTTTCTTTTATTAAGAGTTCCGAAAAAAGTATTGTCGTAACTTCAAAAAAAATTATATTTGGACTTTCTTTATAAAATTGATTATGAAAAACATAAAACAGATTCTGAGCATAGTGCTGTTGTTTTCGGTTTTCGCTTTTGTTTCTTGTGAAACGGAGCCTATTGACAGTGCTATAAACCTGGATGATTTTAATCAGCCTACTTGTAATGTACCGTCAGCTTTTCAGGCCAGTAGTTTTATCAATAATAATTCGATTAGCTTGAGTTGGGTAGCCGGAGGAGACGAAACCACATGGACCATTGAATATGGAGCTCAAGGATTTGTACAAGGAACCGGAACTACGGTAATTGCTTCTACAACTACCTATCTAGTGACCGGATTAAATTCTTCAAACAGTTACAGTTTTTATATAAAAGCAAACTGTAGTACAGATTCGAGTAGTCAATGGGTGGGTCCTGTAAATGTGCAGGGAATTGTTGTTAATCCTAATTGTCCTAATCCTTCCGGTTTAAGTGCCACTAGAGATACCACTACAAATACTAATGTAAATGTTGCCTGGACGCTAGGAGCCACAGAAGCTTCTTGGGAAATTCAATATGGAATGACAGGTTTCGTTATTGGTACCGGTAATTCAGTAATTTCAACTTCGACTACAAAACAAGTTACTGGGATATCAGCTACAGTTACTTATGATTTTTATGTAAGAGCTATTTGTTCAGCTACTCAAAATAGTGGTTGGATTGGTCCGATAGTGGTAAATGCAGTAACTCAAACTACTACTATTGCAGGAACTTATAAACTAACGGCTTTCAATACCTCACCTGCGACAGATTTGAATGGAGATGGGACTCCACACATCAATCAAATGGATGAAGTTGACTGTTTAAATAATATGTTTTTAACTATAAATGCCAACAATACTTATACGGCTGATGCAAAAGGAGTTGATCTTGATATTGTTAGCGGTAACTATACTTGTTTTGTAGATCCTACTGATACCGGAACTTGGGTGTTAAATGGTAATCAACTTACAGTAACAAGCAATGATACTACTTTAGATCCATTTACTTTTACTGTCTCAGGAAATACCCTTTCGAATTTAGTTCCCGCCGGAACAGTATACGACAATCAGAATGGTGTTGTTTTAGAAATAACGAGCGATATCACTACTATTTACACCAAACAATAATTTTTTTACAACAAGTAAAATTCACCAAACTATATGAATAAGATAAAATTTTTTACCGGATTATTTTTAATATTTACGGCGATAACCTTTAACTCTTGTGAAACAGAGCCTATTGACAGTGCTATCGATTTGGATGATTTTAATCAACCTACTTGTAATGCACCGTCAGCTTTTCAGGCCAGTAGTTTTATCAATAATAACTCGATTAGTTTGAGTTGGGTAGCCGGAGGAGATGAAACCACATGGACGATTGAATACGGTGCTCAAGGATTTGTGCAAGGAACCGGAACTTCGGTAATTGCTACAACAACAACCTATGTAGTGACCGGATTAAATTTTTCAAACAGTTACAGTTTTTATGTAAAAGCAAACTGTAGTGCTGATTCGGGCAGCCAATGGGTGGGTCCAGTAAATGTACAGGGCGTTGTGGTTGTTAATCCTAACTGTCCTAATCCTTCTAATTTAACTGCTACCAGAGATACCACTACAAACACTAATGTAAATGTTACCTGGACAGCAGGAGCCACAGAAACTTCTTGGGAAATCCAATACGGGATGACAGGTTTCGTGGTTGGAACTGGTACTCCGGTAACTTCTACTACTACATCAAAATTAGTTTCCGGGGTTTCAGCCACGGTAGCTTACGATTTTTATGTCAGAGCCACATGTTCAGCTACTCAAAACAGCAGTTGGATAGGGCCAATTACTGTATCTGCTGCTATTACCAATCCAACGACACCGGTTGCGTACATGAATGCAACTGTTAATGGACAGCCTTTTACCGGTATGAAGCCTTATTATTATCCGTTCACCGGTTTAAAAGCGAAACAAGAAATAAGTAGCTTAAATGAGGATAGAATTTTAGTGATTCAAGGAGACACCGATCCGCTTAATCCTACGCCTAACAATTTTGTTCAAATCAATATAAAAATTAATAAACAGTACTGGGCACCGGGAACCTATCAGGTAAATCCTGATAACCCTACAGATCCTGAAAAAATTATATCAGCTGATATCATCATTGTGAATGCAACGAATCCATGGGATACTTATGAAGATGAGCTTCAAGGAACCTTTACCATAACCGAGTTTAATCCTGCTACTAAAAGAATAAAAGGAACCTTCAGTTTTCCTTATATGTTAAATGATGCTAACGATGTAGTAACAGGTCCGTTCCAAGTAACAAATGGTTCATTCGACTTTGAATGTGAAGATGCTATTTTCCTGCCTTAAAAAGAAAATAAAGTAAAAAATCCGCCATTTCGGCGGATTTTTTTTTGGCACAATCCTTGCCCTATAAGTGCACTAATCGATTTAATCCGTTGGGATGTCGATTTTATGCCATTACAATTGTTATACAACGATTTTAATTTATTTGTTGAAAAAGTTGCCCTACATTTGTGTAGCATCGACTAGTTTATAATGTCATTTTGACCTAAAAAAATACCATGCCAAACCACAACATTTTTTCTTTTGACAATCTGTCACTACAAGAATTCGATACCGAAACCGATTTAATTCCTCTTTTGACCCCCGAAGATGAGGAAGAAATGAATAAAGAAGAACTGCCGGATTCTTTACCCATTTTGCCTTTACGCAACACGGTTCTTTTTCCGGGCGTAGTTATTCCAATTTCTGCCGGAAGAGATAAATCCATCAAGTTGATTAACGATGCCAATGCCGGAAATAAAATCATAGGGGTTGTAGCTCAAAAAAACGAAGAAGACGAAGATCCTACCAAAAATGATATTTACACCGTTGGTACAGTAGCTCAAATTTTGCGAGTACTAAAAATGCCCGATGGAAATATTACTGTTATCCTGCAAGGAAAAAAACGTTTTGCTATTGATGCCGTTACTTCTGAAAAGCCATATTTGAGAGCCAGTATTAAAGAAGTTGAAGAAAAACGTCCCGGAAAACACGATACCGAATTTCAAGCGATAATCGATTCTACCAGAGAATTGGCTGTCCAAATCATAAAGGAAAGTCCGAACATTCCAACGGAAGCTACTTTTGCCATTAAAAATATTGAAAGCCAGTCTTTTCTAATCAATTTTGTTTCTTCCAACATGAACCTTACGGTGAAAGAGAAACAGGATTTGTTAATGATTAATGTTTTAAAAGAAAGAGCGCTGGAAACCCTGCGATATATGAATGTAGAGTTGCAAAAACTGGAGCTGAAAAATGATATTCAGTCTAAAGTTCGTTTTGATTTAGACCAACAACAACGCGAATATTTTCTTCATCAGCAAATGAAAACTATCCAAGAAGAGTTGGGAGGTGTTTCGTATGAAGAGGAAATCGAAGAAATGCGTCAAAAAGCCAAAACCAAAACTTGGAACGAAAAAACAAAAAAGCATTTTGAAAAAGAACTTTCGAAGATGCAACGCATGAATCCACAGGCTCCTGATTTTGGTATCCAAAGAAACTATTTAGAACTGTTTTTAGAATTGCCCTGGAATCATTTTACCAAAGATAATTTTGATTTAAAACGAGCTCAAAAAATATTGGACCGTGACCATTTCGGTTTGGAAGATGTTAAGAAAAGAATCATTGAGCACTTGGCCGTTTTAAAATTGCGCAACGATATGAAATCGCCTATCCTTTGTTTGACTGGCCCTCCCGGAGTTGGTAAAACGTCTATTGGAAAATCAATTGCTGAAGCCTTGGGCAGAGAGTATGTTCGTATTTCCTTAGGAGGTTTACGTGATGAAGCCGAAATTCGCGGACATCGTAAAACCTATATTGGGGCTATGCCGGGAAGAATTATTCAAAGCTTAAAAAAAGCTGGAACTTCGAATCCTGTTTTTGTTTTAGATGAAATTGATAAATTGTCCAACAGCCATCAAGGCGATCCTTCCTCAGCATTGCTCGAAGTTTTAGATCCGGAACAGAATAGTGATTTCTATGATAATTTCTTAGAAATGGGCTATGACTTATCTAAGGTAATGTTTATAGCCACTTCCAATAACATGGCGGCAATACAACCGGCTTTGAAAGACCGTATGGAAGTCATCAAAATGACCGGTTACACTATCGAAGAAAAAGTGGAGATTGCCCGTCAGCATTTATTGCCAAAACAATTAAAAGAACACGGACTTTCTGCCAAAGATTTAACGGTAGGTAAAAAACAATTAGAAAAAATTGTTGAAGGCTACACTCGTGAATCGGGGGTTCGTAGTTTGGAAAATAAAATTGCACAAGTCATTCGAAATGCAGCCAAATCGGTAGCAATGGAAGAAGAATACAACCAGAAAATCACGGATGAAGATATTGTTAAAATCTTGGGTGCACCTAAATTAGAACGCGACAAATCTGAAAGTAATGATGTGGCCGGAGTGGTAACAGGATTGGCTTGGACATCCGTTGGAGGGGATATATTATTCATTGAATCTTTGATTTCACAAGGAAAAGGCAACCTAACCTTAACCGGAAATTTAGGAACCGTGATGAAGGAATCGGCAACCATTGCTTTAGAATACATTAAAGCCAACGCAGAGATTTTCGGTTTAGATCCTGAAATGATTTCCAAATACAACATTCACTTACACGTACCGGAAGGAGCTACGCCCAAAGACGGACCAAGTGCCGGTATTGCGATGCTGACTTCGTTGGTTTCGTTACTGACCCAAAGAAAAATAAAGAAAAATTTGGCCATGACCGGAGAGATTACCCTTCGTGGTAAAGTATTGCCTGTTGGTGGTATTAAGGAGAAAATCTTAGCCGCCAAAAGAGCTAACATCAAAGAAATCATTTTATGTCACGAAAACAAAAGTGATATTGATGAAATCAAACCGGAGTATATTGCCGGATTGACTTTCCATTATGTGAAAGAAATGAGCGAAGTTATTGATGTAGCACTTACCAATCAGAAAGTAAAGAACGCTAAGAAATTATAAGTTTCAATAAAAATAAAACCCCTAAGGCATGAGTAAAATAACGCTTATGCCTTTTTCTTTTAACTTTTTTTCATCCATAATAAAATAATATCTTCGCATTTCCGTTATAGTATGTAGCATAAGCCATTTTTGATGTTTAGAAAATTAATTTGTATTGTATTTTACCTCACCGCTTTAACCACTTTTGGGCAAGTGGGAGGGAAGTCGGTATATCAATTTCTAAACTTAGTCACTTCCCCGCGACAAGCTGCTTTGGGCGGAAAGGTCTTGACGTTTTATGATCAGGATGTTAACCAAGCACATTTCAATCCGGCTACAATTAATCCGGAAATGGATAATAAACTGGCCTTGAATTACGGCAGTTATTTTGGCGAAGTAACTTATGGAACGGCTGCCTATGCTTATACGTATGACCGCCACGTGCAAACCTTTTTCGGTGGGGTGAATTATGTCAACTACGGAAAATTTGACGGTTATGACGAAAATGGCCAGCAAACATCCAGTTTTACCGGAAGTGAAATCGCCCTGACTTTTGGCTATGCTTATAATATTCCGAATTCTGATTTTTATATTGGAGCCAATGCCAAAATGATTTCTTCAACCTTAGAAAGTTATAATTCTTTTGGTGCTGCGGTTGATTTAGGCGCATTATTTATTGATACCCGAAACGATGTAAATTGGGCTTTGGTCATTCGAAACATAGGAACGCAAATTACGCCTTATTCGGAAACTCGCGAAAAATTACCTTTAGAAGTAATGGTTGGTGTTTCACAATTAATGGAAAATGTTCCGATTCGTTGGCATTTAACGTTAGAAAACATGCAGCAATGGCAATTGGCTTTCTCTAATCCGAACAGGGCGCAGGGCTCTTTAGACGGAGGGTCGACTCCTGAAAAAGTCTCTATTTTTAATAATGCTTTACGTCATGTGGTAGTGGGAGCGGAGTTATTTCCGGATAAAGGATTCAATATTCGACTAGGGTATAACTTCAGAAGAGCGGAAGAATTACGTATTTTAGAACAACGAAATTTTTCGGGACTTTCAGTTGGTTTTGGATTGAGAGTCAATAACTTGAAATTCAATTATTCTTATTCAAGATATACTTTGGCCGCGAATACCAGTTTGTTTGGATTAACTATAGATTTTTCGGGCAACCGATATTAAAAATAATAAAAATTGTGAGTAAAAAAATTACCATTGCCATCGACGGATTTTCCTCTACCGGAAAAAGCACTTTAGCCAAACAACTAGCCAAACACTTGGGTTATGTTTATGTAGATACTGGTGCAATGTACCGTGCGGTTACTTATTTTGCCATGCAAAACGGTTACATTACGGCCGATTACTTTGATAAAGAAACCTTAATCAACAGTTTGCCTTCCATTCGTTTGCACTTTGAATTTAATGCTGAATTGGGTTTTGCTGAAATGTTTTTAAACGATGTCAATGTTGAAACTGAAATCAGAACGATAGAAGTATCCAATTTTGTGAGTCAAGTAGCTGAGGTTTCTGAAGTTCGTGCCAAATTGGTAGAACAGCAACAAGCCATGGGCAAAGGCAAAGGGATAGTGATGGATGGTCGCGATATAGGCACGGTAGTTTTTCCGAAAGCTGAGCTTAAAG
Above is a genomic segment from Flavobacterium phycosphaerae containing:
- a CDS encoding M48 family metallopeptidase; protein product: MKKGILLCVSLAVLLVFSCAKNPFTGKSTMALVDNSQIFPSAFQQYGTFLKENKVVAGTADAKKVETVGMKIKAAAEKWLNANGYTEYLKDYKWEYHLVENKEVNAWCMPGGKIVVYSGILPITQDEAGLATVMGHEVSHALANHGQQRMSAGMLQQAGAAGVALATGSKSAETQQMAMLAYSGVSQYGGMLPFSRSHESEADMIGLKLMAIAGYNPEKAVAFWERMSKASGGSKPAEFMSTHPSDETRIANIRRQIPEAKAEAAKFGVKF
- a CDS encoding fibronectin type III domain-containing protein; the encoded protein is MKNIKQILSIVLLFSVFAFVSCETEPIDSAINLDDFNQPTCNVPSAFQASSFINNNSISLSWVAGGDETTWTIEYGAQGFVQGTGTTVIASTTTYLVTGLNSSNSYSFYIKANCSTDSSSQWVGPVNVQGIVVNPNCPNPSGLSATRDTTTNTNVNVAWTLGATEASWEIQYGMTGFVIGTGNSVISTSTTKQVTGISATVTYDFYVRAICSATQNSGWIGPIVVNAVTQTTTIAGTYKLTAFNTSPATDLNGDGTPHINQMDEVDCLNNMFLTINANNTYTADAKGVDLDIVSGNYTCFVDPTDTGTWVLNGNQLTVTSNDTTLDPFTFTVSGNTLSNLVPAGTVYDNQNGVVLEITSDITTIYTKQ
- a CDS encoding fibronectin type III domain-containing protein → MNKIKFFTGLFLIFTAITFNSCETEPIDSAIDLDDFNQPTCNAPSAFQASSFINNNSISLSWVAGGDETTWTIEYGAQGFVQGTGTSVIATTTTYVVTGLNFSNSYSFYVKANCSADSGSQWVGPVNVQGVVVVNPNCPNPSNLTATRDTTTNTNVNVTWTAGATETSWEIQYGMTGFVVGTGTPVTSTTTSKLVSGVSATVAYDFYVRATCSATQNSSWIGPITVSAAITNPTTPVAYMNATVNGQPFTGMKPYYYPFTGLKAKQEISSLNEDRILVIQGDTDPLNPTPNNFVQINIKINKQYWAPGTYQVNPDNPTDPEKIISADIIIVNATNPWDTYEDELQGTFTITEFNPATKRIKGTFSFPYMLNDANDVVTGPFQVTNGSFDFECEDAIFLP
- the lon gene encoding endopeptidase La, with product MPNHNIFSFDNLSLQEFDTETDLIPLLTPEDEEEMNKEELPDSLPILPLRNTVLFPGVVIPISAGRDKSIKLINDANAGNKIIGVVAQKNEEDEDPTKNDIYTVGTVAQILRVLKMPDGNITVILQGKKRFAIDAVTSEKPYLRASIKEVEEKRPGKHDTEFQAIIDSTRELAVQIIKESPNIPTEATFAIKNIESQSFLINFVSSNMNLTVKEKQDLLMINVLKERALETLRYMNVELQKLELKNDIQSKVRFDLDQQQREYFLHQQMKTIQEELGGVSYEEEIEEMRQKAKTKTWNEKTKKHFEKELSKMQRMNPQAPDFGIQRNYLELFLELPWNHFTKDNFDLKRAQKILDRDHFGLEDVKKRIIEHLAVLKLRNDMKSPILCLTGPPGVGKTSIGKSIAEALGREYVRISLGGLRDEAEIRGHRKTYIGAMPGRIIQSLKKAGTSNPVFVLDEIDKLSNSHQGDPSSALLEVLDPEQNSDFYDNFLEMGYDLSKVMFIATSNNMAAIQPALKDRMEVIKMTGYTIEEKVEIARQHLLPKQLKEHGLSAKDLTVGKKQLEKIVEGYTRESGVRSLENKIAQVIRNAAKSVAMEEEYNQKITDEDIVKILGAPKLERDKSESNDVAGVVTGLAWTSVGGDILFIESLISQGKGNLTLTGNLGTVMKESATIALEYIKANAEIFGLDPEMISKYNIHLHVPEGATPKDGPSAGIAMLTSLVSLLTQRKIKKNLAMTGEITLRGKVLPVGGIKEKILAAKRANIKEIILCHENKSDIDEIKPEYIAGLTFHYVKEMSEVIDVALTNQKVKNAKKL
- the porQ gene encoding type IX secretion system protein PorQ; protein product: MFRKLICIVFYLTALTTFGQVGGKSVYQFLNLVTSPRQAALGGKVLTFYDQDVNQAHFNPATINPEMDNKLALNYGSYFGEVTYGTAAYAYTYDRHVQTFFGGVNYVNYGKFDGYDENGQQTSSFTGSEIALTFGYAYNIPNSDFYIGANAKMISSTLESYNSFGAAVDLGALFIDTRNDVNWALVIRNIGTQITPYSETREKLPLEVMVGVSQLMENVPIRWHLTLENMQQWQLAFSNPNRAQGSLDGGSTPEKVSIFNNALRHVVVGAELFPDKGFNIRLGYNFRRAEELRILEQRNFSGLSVGFGLRVNNLKFNYSYSRYTLAANTSLFGLTIDFSGNRY
- the cmk gene encoding (d)CMP kinase is translated as MSKKITIAIDGFSSTGKSTLAKQLAKHLGYVYVDTGAMYRAVTYFAMQNGYITADYFDKETLINSLPSIRLHFEFNAELGFAEMFLNDVNVETEIRTIEVSNFVSQVAEVSEVRAKLVEQQQAMGKGKGIVMDGRDIGTVVFPKAELKVFMTASAQTRAQRRFDELQAKGQNVSFEEVLKNVEGRDYIDTHREDSPLRKADDAVEIDNSYLTREEQFAAVLEMVDEVTKSL